One genomic window of Dehalococcoidia bacterium includes the following:
- a CDS encoding xanthine dehydrogenase family protein molybdopterin-binding subunit → MTTATREYKVVGTRPIRHDGVDKVTGRAVYGADMNLPGMLYGKVLRSPHAHARIKSIDTSKAEAHPEAKAVVTASIFPPSDPVGPAAVLGQMPQDNILARDKALYKGHAIAAVAASSPHAAEEILALIEVEYEPLPAYRDVQEAMAEDAVALHDTWSNNPDLPGGVNVASQEVYDFGDLEAGFEEADHIFEREYTTKTVHQGYIEPQNATAWWAPDGRLTVWCSSQGHFGVRDNIARILGKPVSQVKVVPLEIGGGFGGKIPPYLEPVAAMLSKLSGHPVKMVMDRTEVLLATGPTSGALVRLKMGVTNEGKITAAYCWVALEAGAFPGAPLSGAASAVFSPYAIDNVRIDGFDVVSNKPRTQAYRAPGAPIVMYCTESILDEIANALNIDSVELRLLNVARQGDRRADGVMNGLIGAEEVMQAVREHSHMAAPLEQVEGKMRGRGWSMGFCRNNTGMACVVANVLQDGTVSLIEGSVDIGGSRTAIAQQFAEVLGVPVEDVNPSIGDTDTIGYTSVTGGSGVAFKSGWAAHEAAMDVRQQLIVRASLLWDTDPDNVEYVDGMLQHKSDSELRMSFKDITSRLPETGGPVVGRANMNPGGSGGSYAANIVDVEVDPGTGKVEILRYTAIQDAGFAIHPSYVEGQIQGGAVQGIGWALNEEYYMGDDGSMMNTSLLDYRMPTSLDLPMIDTLIVEVGNPGHPFGVRGVGEANIAPPLAALANAIHDATGVRLNNLPMNPQSVVAALEE, encoded by the coding sequence ATGACAACGGCAACGCGCGAGTACAAGGTAGTCGGCACAAGACCAATCAGGCATGACGGAGTGGACAAGGTGACTGGACGCGCCGTCTATGGCGCGGACATGAACCTGCCCGGAATGCTCTACGGCAAAGTGCTGCGCTCACCACACGCCCACGCGAGGATCAAGAGCATCGACACCTCGAAGGCTGAGGCCCATCCAGAGGCGAAGGCTGTCGTGACAGCGTCGATCTTCCCACCGTCAGACCCTGTGGGCCCGGCGGCTGTCCTGGGACAGATGCCCCAGGACAACATCCTGGCGAGGGACAAGGCGTTGTACAAAGGCCATGCAATCGCAGCCGTGGCAGCATCCAGCCCGCACGCCGCAGAGGAGATACTCGCCCTGATCGAGGTCGAGTATGAGCCTCTTCCGGCGTACAGAGACGTTCAGGAGGCAATGGCCGAGGATGCCGTAGCCCTTCACGACACCTGGTCGAACAACCCTGACCTTCCCGGAGGCGTGAACGTCGCCTCGCAGGAGGTGTACGACTTTGGTGACCTCGAGGCAGGCTTCGAGGAAGCAGACCACATCTTCGAGCGTGAGTACACCACGAAGACAGTCCACCAAGGATACATCGAGCCTCAGAACGCGACCGCGTGGTGGGCGCCGGACGGCCGCCTGACCGTGTGGTGCTCAAGCCAGGGCCACTTCGGTGTCAGGGACAACATCGCCCGCATTCTCGGTAAGCCGGTGTCGCAGGTCAAGGTAGTGCCTCTGGAGATCGGCGGCGGCTTCGGTGGAAAGATTCCCCCATACCTGGAGCCGGTCGCAGCGATGCTGTCCAAGCTGAGCGGGCATCCGGTGAAGATGGTCATGGACCGCACTGAAGTCCTACTCGCGACCGGCCCGACTTCTGGCGCGCTGGTGCGGCTGAAGATGGGTGTCACGAACGAGGGCAAGATCACCGCAGCTTACTGCTGGGTTGCCCTGGAGGCCGGGGCCTTCCCCGGCGCGCCTCTTTCGGGCGCTGCCTCAGCCGTCTTCTCCCCTTACGCAATCGATAACGTGCGCATCGACGGCTTCGACGTCGTCTCCAACAAGCCGCGCACGCAAGCCTACCGCGCTCCCGGCGCCCCGATCGTGATGTACTGCACCGAGTCGATACTGGATGAGATCGCAAACGCTCTCAACATAGACTCCGTGGAGCTTCGCCTTCTCAACGTCGCTCGACAGGGCGACCGGCGCGCTGACGGCGTGATGAACGGCCTCATCGGGGCCGAAGAGGTCATGCAGGCCGTCAGGGAACATTCCCACATGGCTGCGCCTCTTGAGCAGGTCGAGGGCAAGATGCGAGGTCGTGGCTGGAGCATGGGCTTCTGCCGCAACAACACCGGCATGGCGTGCGTGGTCGCGAACGTGCTACAGGATGGCACGGTCAGCCTGATTGAAGGCTCCGTGGACATTGGCGGCTCCCGCACGGCAATCGCGCAGCAGTTCGCCGAGGTTCTCGGTGTCCCGGTCGAAGACGTCAACCCGTCCATAGGCGACACCGACACCATCGGCTACACATCGGTTACCGGCGGCAGCGGAGTCGCATTCAAGTCGGGATGGGCCGCGCACGAGGCTGCCATGGATGTACGCCAGCAGCTAATCGTCCGCGCCTCGCTACTGTGGGACACCGACCCTGATAACGTCGAGTACGTCGACGGTATGCTCCAGCACAAGTCGGACTCCGAGCTGCGAATGTCGTTCAAGGATATAACCAGCAGGCTTCCAGAGACCGGCGGACCCGTGGTTGGACGCGCAAACATGAACCCTGGCGGCTCTGGCGGCTCCTACGCCGCGAACATCGTCGACGTGGAGGTCGATCCCGGTACCGGCAAGGTGGAGATCCTCCGGTACACCGCGATCCAGGACGCCGGATTCGCCATACACCCCTCCTACGTGGAAGGGCAGATCCAGGGCGGTGCCGTACAGGGCATCGGCTGGGCCCTCAACGAGGAGTACTACATGGGCGACGATGGCTCCATGATGAACACCAGCCTTCTCGACTACCGGATGCCTACGAGCCTCGACCTGCCAATGATCGACACGTTGATCGTCGAGGTCGGCAACCCCGGCCACCCGTTCGGTGTCAGGGGCGTCGGCGAGGCGAACATCGCTCCACCGCTGGCGGCGCTGGCCAACGCGATCCACGACGCGACAGGAGTCAGGCTGAACAACCTGCCGATGAACCCGCAGTCGGTGGTCGCCGCACTGGAAGAGTAA
- the rplI gene encoding 50S ribosomal protein L9 has protein sequence MRVVFLEDVPGVAQGGDVKEVKNGFARNYLIPKSLATPATHNALQRIAKLQRQAQVTRVRQLEDMKELAAELDGSQINVEMRAGSTGRLYGSVTAAIIAARLAELTEKEIDRRTVTLSEPIRDLGEFDLSLDLHPDVQAGVSVLVYPTGTTPEAYVESLRAAEEAAAAAAAEAEALEEDEDYEEEEYPDDEEEEG, from the coding sequence ATGCGAGTCGTATTCTTGGAAGATGTGCCCGGCGTAGCCCAGGGCGGCGATGTAAAAGAGGTTAAAAACGGCTTTGCCCGCAACTACCTGATACCGAAGAGCCTGGCGACTCCGGCCACGCACAATGCGCTTCAGCGCATCGCGAAGCTGCAGCGACAGGCCCAGGTCACCCGGGTCAGACAGCTCGAGGATATGAAGGAGCTGGCGGCTGAGCTGGACGGAAGCCAGATCAACGTCGAGATGCGTGCAGGGAGCACGGGTCGGCTGTACGGGTCGGTCACTGCTGCGATCATTGCGGCGAGACTGGCCGAGTTGACCGAGAAGGAGATCGACCGCCGCACGGTTACCCTGAGCGAGCCGATTAGAGACCTTGGCGAATTCGACCTCTCCCTGGACCTCCACCCCGATGTGCAGGCGGGAGTCTCAGTGCTGGTCTACCCGACCGGCACGACGCCGGAGGCCTACGTGGAGTCGCTAAGGGCCGCCGAAGAGGCTGCAGCAGCCGCAGCGGCGGAAGCCGAGGCACTCGAAGAAGACGAAGACTACGAAGAGGAAGAATACCCGGACGACGAAGAGGAGGAGGGCTGA
- the dnaB gene encoding replicative DNA helicase produces MVSDRLQPHDIGAEESVIGSILIDGESIARVTSILRPTDFYSQRNRKCFEACIALYERNGAIDQISVAHEISSTEEGALEQVGGAEYLARLVSTVPTSFHIEHYANIVREASILRHVIRAGGEIAELGYDGGPEVEPVLDRAEEVVFGIRSGRNDKGFTHIRQYLDNYMEETGALHDPSRVSLAPVVTGFPSLDELLGGGLQRSDLIILAARPSLGKSTLALNMARNAADQGYSAALFSLEMSGEQIAARLLASEADIDSHRLRMNLIREDEEVRVLDAVGLLSDLQIYVDETPFQSAMELRSKARRLQQESGLDLLIIDYLQLVDVGRNDNRAVALGEVSRSLKALARELDIPVMACSQLSRAIEQRPNHRPLLSDLRESGSIEQDADVVAFIHREDQYTSREDWERKSPTDPYPENIAEIIVSKHRNGPVGTVPLYFRNDRVRFEPLAETSPARAMEYVGT; encoded by the coding sequence GTGGTTAGCGACCGTCTTCAACCCCATGATATTGGCGCCGAGGAGTCGGTAATCGGCTCCATACTGATCGACGGCGAGTCGATTGCGCGCGTCACCAGTATTCTCAGACCGACCGACTTCTACAGCCAGCGCAACCGCAAGTGCTTTGAGGCGTGCATCGCGCTGTACGAGAGAAACGGCGCGATCGACCAGATCTCCGTAGCGCACGAGATCTCCTCCACCGAGGAGGGTGCGCTTGAGCAGGTTGGCGGGGCCGAGTACCTAGCCCGGCTCGTGTCGACCGTACCCACGTCGTTCCACATCGAGCACTACGCCAACATCGTGCGTGAGGCGTCGATTCTCAGGCACGTCATCCGCGCCGGCGGAGAGATTGCCGAGCTTGGTTACGATGGCGGACCCGAGGTCGAACCTGTGCTCGACAGGGCCGAAGAGGTGGTCTTCGGCATCCGCAGCGGGCGGAACGACAAGGGCTTCACCCACATCCGCCAGTACCTCGACAACTACATGGAGGAGACAGGTGCGCTGCACGACCCCTCCAGAGTCTCGCTTGCTCCGGTAGTGACAGGGTTCCCCAGCCTCGACGAGCTTCTCGGCGGCGGGCTACAGCGCTCTGACTTGATCATCCTCGCGGCAAGACCCAGCCTTGGAAAGAGCACGCTCGCGCTCAACATGGCACGCAACGCGGCGGACCAGGGCTACTCGGCCGCGCTGTTCAGCCTGGAGATGAGCGGCGAACAGATCGCGGCGAGGCTCCTGGCGTCCGAGGCCGACATCGACAGCCACAGGCTGCGCATGAACCTGATCCGCGAGGACGAGGAGGTGCGAGTTCTCGATGCCGTCGGGCTGCTGTCCGACCTGCAGATCTACGTGGACGAGACTCCGTTCCAGTCGGCCATGGAGCTGCGAAGCAAGGCTCGCCGGCTTCAGCAGGAGAGCGGACTCGACCTGCTGATCATCGACTACCTGCAGCTTGTGGACGTCGGCAGAAACGACAATCGCGCGGTCGCACTGGGCGAGGTATCGCGCTCACTGAAGGCGCTTGCCCGCGAGTTGGACATCCCGGTAATGGCCTGTTCCCAGTTGAGCAGGGCAATCGAGCAGAGGCCGAACCACAGGCCGCTGCTGTCCGACCTTCGAGAATCCGGCTCGATCGAGCAGGACGCCGACGTGGTGGCATTCATTCATCGTGAGGACCAGTACACCTCGCGAGAGGACTGGGAGCGTAAGTCCCCCACGGACCCGTACCCCGAAAATATCGCGGAGATCATCGTATCCAAGCACCGGAACGGACCGGTCGGGACAGTGCCGCTATACTTCCGCAACGACCGGGTGCGATTCGAGCCGCTTGCGGAAACAAGCCCAGCGCGTGCCATGGAGTACGTGGGGACGTGA
- a CDS encoding DnaD domain protein, translating to MPAPLLGSLLAQIDDMAELKCTLRAVALLSQKRGYPRFVTLQELQADESLLRAIPVEGETQPAELIEKALGNAVRRGTLAFAIVNADGRRQPIFGLNSEFDRTALEKAASQPPPWSETHQEPPDPSVERPNVFEMYEQNIGMMSPMIADALLEAEEMYPEEWIEDAIEEAVVQNKRSWRYISRILERWELEGRGPRDVGGTPRMAGRY from the coding sequence GTGCCCGCGCCGCTGCTCGGGTCGCTGCTCGCCCAGATAGACGACATGGCGGAGCTCAAGTGCACGCTGAGGGCAGTCGCACTGCTCAGCCAGAAGAGGGGTTATCCGAGGTTCGTCACCCTCCAGGAACTTCAGGCCGATGAGAGTCTCCTGCGAGCGATTCCGGTGGAGGGTGAAACACAACCTGCTGAGCTGATCGAGAAGGCGCTGGGAAACGCGGTGCGAAGAGGAACTCTCGCCTTCGCAATCGTCAACGCTGACGGCAGGCGCCAGCCCATATTCGGGCTGAACTCCGAGTTTGACAGAACGGCGCTGGAGAAGGCCGCCTCGCAGCCTCCACCCTGGTCTGAGACGCACCAGGAGCCGCCGGATCCGTCCGTTGAGCGTCCGAATGTCTTCGAGATGTACGAGCAGAACATCGGTATGATGAGTCCCATGATTGCGGACGCGCTGCTCGAAGCCGAGGAGATGTATCCCGAAGAGTGGATCGAGGACGCCATCGAAGAGGCCGTTGTGCAGAACAAGCGAAGCTGGCGTTACATCTCGCGGATTCTCGAACGCTGGGAGCTGGAGGGCAGAGGGCCAAGGGACGTTGGCGGAACTCCACGAATGGCGGGGAGATACTAG
- a CDS encoding ATP-binding protein gives MENLGDILKRMRENRSVNGDSTGSLPPDEPAEDVCPVCDGRLWLAVEAPVGHADFGKVEPCQCQADIDLSERSTRLRRYSNLGSLSRLTFGSADPEGIASDPESKRLYRIAYEAALAYAEQPLGWLVLTGPHGSGKTHLAAAISNHCIEQGRPVFFVHVPDLLDDLRSTYSPTSELSYSELFEQVNEAPLLVLDGLGTQSPTPWAQEKLQQIFNRRANSELPTIVTTAAQMSDVDPYIASRMSRPTLSRVVEIRGDSPAPTRSLGRVPSEMVGRMTFDTFDTRGNSASAEQQRSLTYAFESARAWAETPDGWLSLFGETGAGKTHLSVAIAESRLSRGLPVFFAFVPELMDYLRFTFDPNSRVAYDRVFDEVRNAPMLILDDLGVEYRSDWAYEKLYQIVVHRHNQRMPTVITTSLNVLDTTGPIVSRIRDELSGMLIRVDAPDYRVKRRGGNRQGTPEHRPRRGNRR, from the coding sequence ATGGAGAACCTCGGGGACATCCTAAAGAGAATGCGGGAGAACCGTTCTGTCAACGGCGACAGCACCGGAAGTCTCCCGCCTGATGAGCCTGCCGAAGACGTCTGTCCGGTCTGCGACGGAAGGCTGTGGCTTGCGGTCGAAGCTCCGGTCGGACACGCGGACTTCGGGAAGGTAGAGCCCTGTCAGTGCCAGGCAGATATCGACCTCAGCGAGCGGTCAACCAGGCTGCGCCGCTACTCAAACCTTGGGTCGCTCTCCAGGCTGACTTTCGGCTCTGCGGACCCTGAAGGCATCGCCAGCGATCCGGAGAGCAAGCGCCTGTACAGGATTGCCTACGAGGCTGCACTCGCCTACGCTGAACAGCCACTGGGCTGGCTGGTACTGACAGGCCCACACGGCTCAGGCAAGACGCATCTCGCCGCGGCAATCTCCAATCACTGCATCGAACAGGGACGTCCCGTCTTCTTCGTCCACGTACCCGACCTGCTCGACGACCTGCGGTCCACATATTCGCCAACGAGCGAACTCTCATACTCAGAGCTGTTCGAGCAGGTCAATGAGGCCCCACTGCTGGTGCTGGACGGGCTTGGGACACAGAGTCCCACACCCTGGGCGCAGGAGAAGCTGCAGCAGATATTCAACCGGCGTGCTAACTCGGAGCTTCCGACAATCGTCACCACAGCCGCCCAGATGAGCGACGTCGACCCTTACATTGCCAGTCGAATGTCACGCCCGACGCTCAGCCGAGTGGTTGAAATTCGGGGCGACAGTCCTGCACCAACCCGCAGCCTGGGACGCGTACCATCCGAGATGGTCGGGCGCATGACTTTCGATACCTTCGACACCCGCGGCAATTCGGCCTCGGCTGAGCAGCAACGCAGCCTCACGTATGCGTTCGAGAGCGCGAGGGCATGGGCTGAGACACCGGACGGCTGGCTCTCCCTGTTCGGCGAGACTGGCGCGGGCAAGACCCACCTGTCGGTTGCGATCGCGGAAAGTCGTCTGTCACGAGGATTACCCGTCTTCTTCGCGTTTGTTCCTGAGTTGATGGACTATCTGAGGTTTACATTCGACCCCAACAGCCGTGTCGCTTACGACCGCGTCTTCGACGAGGTCAGAAATGCGCCTATGCTGATTCTCGACGATCTCGGCGTTGAATATCGCAGCGACTGGGCATACGAAAAGCTCTACCAGATCGTCGTGCATCGACATAACCAACGTATGCCAACGGTAATCACCACCAGCCTTAACGTGTTGGACACGACTGGGCCGATCGTCTCACGCATTCGGGACGAGTTGAGCGGGATGCTCATCCGGGTGGACGCGCCGGACTACCGCGTCAAGCGACGCGGAGGAAACAGGCAGGGCACTCCTGAACACCGTCCGCGACGGGGCAACCGCCGGTAG